AGGCCAGGCCCAGGCCGGTGCCGCCCGACTTGCCGAACGAATGGAACGGCTCGAACAAGGTGGGCAGTACTTCGGGCGGGATGCCGGGGCCGGTGTCCCGCACCGCGATCTGGTGGCCGCCGACCGTGATCGTCACGCGGGTGCCGGGGTACGGCCCCAGGTAGTACAGCGCGTTCTTGATGAGGTTGAAGAGGACGTAGAGGTAAGCCGTCTCATCGCCGCGGAACTGGAAGTCCTCCCGCACGTCGACGCTGACGCTCTCGCGGGCGGCGTCGCCGTCGTAGCCGTATTCGTCGACCGCCTTGCGCACCACCTCCGCGGCCGAAAGCACGTCGAACTTCCCCGGGTCCAGCGGCTTGGCGCTCAGGGCGTCCAGCGTCATCGTGATGACCTGCAGGCCGCGCTCGATCGCGCGCTCGCCCTTCGCGAGCTGACCGTGCAGGTTGTCGAGCTCATGGTGCGCCACCGCGGTCAGCTGGTCCTGCACGCCCGGCCCCGAAAGGCTTTGCTGGATGCCCGAGAGGCTGTGGCGCAGCTGGCCGAGAGGATTGCGCATTTCGTGCGCGATCGTGCCGGCCAGCGCCGTCGCGGCGTCCAGGCGCTCGGCCTGGATCTGCTTTTCAGAGAGCTTGAAAGCGTTGCCCCCGATGATCACCAGGATGAGCGTGGGCAGCCGGCCCAGGTAGTCCACCGGCATCGCAGCTTGCGGCGTGGTGGCGATGTAGAGCAGCGCGGCGGCGCCCGCTCCCGCGACCATCATCACCACGGTGTTGCGCCAGTCCGTAAGCAAGACCAGGAAGAACACGCCCATGAAGGTGTTGGCGACCGACACCGAGCCGCCGCCGTTCTTCAGGGCCAGGAAGACCATGAGGAAGGGCAGGCAGAACAGGTAGGTCACGTACGACCAGGGCACGTACCAGGACTTGAAGCGCTCGGGCCAGTGGTCGCGCAGCGCCAGCCCGAGGCACAGCACCGCTGCCGTGCCGCGCAGCCAGGCGCTGTCGTAGCCCTTGGTGGAGCGCAGCTCGTGCAACAGGAAGAAAAGCGGGAAAGCGATCGCGCCCACCACCCCGACGGCCTTGGGGATGTGGCGCATGTACTCGGCATGCGCCACGTAATGGGACCAGAGGTGCCGGGTCCAGAGTTGCCGCAGGGCAGTCATTTCAAGCCTCGATGGCGGATGGCGCCAGGGCGTCGCGCACGCGTTCGACCTCGCCGTGGATCAGGCAGTACGTCTTCTCGGTGCCGGGCAGGAGCACGTCGCGCGCGACCAGGTTGAAGCCGAAGCGGCGATAGAGGCGGCTGAGGATGTGCGTGCAGGAACCCACTAGGTTCTCGACGTCGGCGTGCTCGAGCAGGTCGGTCAGGGTGAGGTGCAGGCAGCGCTTCAGGACGTCTTGGCCGACCCGGTACTCGGGCGCGATCACCAGCCGTCCGGCGTCCCAGGCCTTGGGCCAATGGGAGAGCGCCTGCGGGTGCGAAATCTGGAGCAATTGCTCGGTCAACGTGAGGCCGTGTCCGAGCGGGACCAGCCGGATGGTGCCGATCAGGCGGTTATGGAGCTCGAAAGCGAAGACGCGACCCAACTCGTCTCTTTTTTTTCGCGGGTGGCGAATTGCGGGTCCGCCGAAGCGGCCGCCTTCAGGTCGATCTGACCGCGAAGCTGGGCCAGATCGCGGATGTCGGTCGCCTTGCGCAGGCACCGGATGGTCAGGTCCTCGACCGCGATGTCGCGGCTGCCGGCGGCCTCGGGCTCATCGGCGGGAAAAGGAAAAGCCTGCAGCCCCGCATGGGGCATCGGCACGGAAACGACGCTGGTGTTGAACATGAAGGGGCCCCTCCTCAGGTAGCGTAAGTGAATCTCCCCGGGCGGCCCTTGCGGCCGCGCAATCTGCGCGTTCATTATTGGGCTGAGCCAAAACGCACGCCATAAGTCAATGCCTTAATTGGCAAGGGACTCCGGGGTTCGGCGGACAATCCGGGTCTTGATTCAGTAGCGGCCCAGCGCTGGGCCGGCCGGCTTCCCACCTCGAAACGGGTGCTCCCCATGAACTATCCCATCCAGAAGACCGACGCCGAATGGAAAGCGTTGCTGAGCCAGAAAGGTGCCGAGCGCGGTGCCTTCGAGGTCACGCGACATGCGAGCACCGAGCGCCCGTTCACGGGCAAGTACGAGCGCGTCTGGGCGGACGGCAGCTACCACTGCATCTGCTGCGGGAACAAACTCTTCGACTCCGGCACCAAGTTCGACGCCGGCTGCGGCTGGCCCAGCTTCTCCGAGGCGGTGCCCGGCGCGATCAAGGAGATCCGCGACGCCAGCCACGGCATGATCCGCACCGAAACCGTCTGCGCGCAGTGCGGCGCGCACCTGGGCCACGTGTTCCCGGACGGACCCGCCCCCACGGGGCTTCGCTACTGCATGAACTCCGCCTCGCTGGACTTCCACAAGA
The sequence above is a segment of the Ramlibacter henchirensis genome. Coding sequences within it:
- the msrB gene encoding peptide-methionine (R)-S-oxide reductase MsrB; the protein is MNYPIQKTDAEWKALLSQKGAERGAFEVTRHASTERPFTGKYERVWADGSYHCICCGNKLFDSGTKFDAGCGWPSFSEAVPGAIKEIRDASHGMIRTETVCAQCGAHLGHVFPDGPAPTGLRYCMNSASLDFHKNE
- a CDS encoding N-acyl amino acid synthase FeeM domain-containing protein: MGRVFAFELHNRLIGTIRLVPLGHGLTLTEQLLQISHPQALSHWPKAWDAGRLVIAPEYRVGQDVLKRCLHLTLTDLLEHADVENLVGSCTHILSRLYRRFGFNLVARDVLLPGTEKTYCLIHGEVERVRDALAPSAIEA